One window of the Prinia subflava isolate CZ2003 ecotype Zambia chromosome 1, Cam_Psub_1.2, whole genome shotgun sequence genome contains the following:
- the LOC134549894 gene encoding NAD(P)(+)--arginine ADP-ribosyltransferase 2-like, which yields MAPLSLTLALLAITAATAAIKVVPLDMARDSFDDRYEGCSLEMAAALPFLSRFEFQRNPHLAWVWPKAAAEWEKRGSPVSPLASPDQAIAIMAYTMNDLYERFNDAVQAGGRSPRDYRDKFQFKALHFLLTRALASLRQAQDGRCRHVLRGAQDVLYVARRGQRVRFGRFASTSMNNETALAHGADTIFQVQTCYGVDVQEFSMYPDEEEVLIPPFEVFEVTDVTYDGRRSWVSLRSAGTFSKYNCEWL from the coding sequence ATGGCCCCTCTGTCCCtcaccctggccctgctggccatcACCGCGGCCACCGCGGCCATCAAGGTGGTGCCCCTGGACATGGCCCGGGACTCCTTCGATGACCGCTACGAGGGCTGCAGCCTCGAGATGGCCGCGGCCTTGCCGTTCCTCAGCCGCTTTGAGTTCCAGCGCAACCCCCACCTGGCCTGGGTGTGGCCCAAGGCCGCGGCCGAGTGGGAGAAGCGCGgctcccccgtgtcccccctggCGTCGCCGGATCAGGCCATCGCCATCATGGCCTACACCATGAACGACCTCTACGAGCGGTTCAACGACGCCGTGCAGGCGGGCGGCCGCTCGCCGCGGGACTACCGCGACAAATTCCAGTTCAAGGCGCTGCATTTCCTGCTGACGCGGGCGCTGGCGTCGCTGCGGCAGGCGCAGGACGGGCGGTGCCGCCACGTGCTCCGCGGCGCGCAGGACGTGCTCTACGTGGCGCGACGCGGGCAGAGGGTGCGGTTCGGCCGCTTCGCCTCGACGTCCATGAACAACGAGACCGCGCTGGCGCACGGGGCCGACACCATCTTCCAGGTGCAGACGTGCTACGGCGTGGACGTCCAGGAGTTCTCCATGTACCCGGACGAGGAGGAGGTGCTGATCCCGCCCTTCGAGGTGTTCGAGGTCACCGATGTCACCTACGACGGGAGGAGGTCGTGGGTGTCGCTGCGCTCGGCCGGGACCTTCAGCAAGTACAACTGCGAGTGGCTGTGA
- the LOC134549813 gene encoding NAD(P)(+)--arginine ADP-ribosyltransferase 2-like — protein MAPLSLTLALLAMAVATVANVVLLDMAWDSFDDRYEGCGPAMTAALPALNRSEFQHNPLLARVWPQAVIEWQKWGSPLSPLPSPDQAIAIMAYMMGDLYMDFNLAMPMAGRSPQHYRDNFQYKTFHFLLTQALVALRGAQKGQCLDVSHQACGVLFTARRGDTVRFGQFLLTIPKKPRGGGCPEGTEFQVRTCHAVEIQSFFQQTENEWVLIPPYETFEVTEATQEGTRVQIQLRSTGTHSKYNCEWLKGGSVPSTHFHLGGLLLATTALAVATGIL, from the exons ATGGCCCCTCTGTCTCtcaccctggccctgctggcaaTGGCCGTGGCCACTGTGGCCAACGTGGTGCTCCTGGACATGGCCTGGGACTCCTTCGATGACCGCTACGAGGGCTGTGGCCCCGCCATGACCGCGGCCTTGCCGGCCCTCAACCGCTCCGAGTTCCAGCACAATCCTCTCTTGGCCCGGGTCTGGCCTCAGGCCGTGATTGAGTGGCAGAAGTGGGGGTCCCCTTTGtcccctctgccttccccagacCAGGCCATCGCCATCATGGCCTACATGATGGGTGACTTGTACATGGACTTCAACCTGGCCATGCCCATGGCCGGGCGCTCTCCCCAGCACTACCGGGACAACTTCCAGTACAAAACGTTTCATTTCCTGCTGACCCAGGCCCTGGTGGCGCTGAGGGGCGCTCAGAAGGGGCAGTGTCTGGACGTGTCCCATCAGGCCTGTGGGGTCCTGTTCACAGCACGCCGCGGTGACACCGTCCGGTTCGGTCAGTTCCTGCTAACGATTCCGAAGAAGCCACGTGGTGGTGGGTGCCCAGAGGGGACGGAGTTCCAGGTGCGCACGTGCCACGCCGTGGAAATACAATCTTTCTTCCAACAAACGGAAAATGAGTGGGTGCTGATCCCACCCTACGAGACCTTTGAGGTCACCGAAGCCACCCAGGAAGGGACAAGGGTACAGATCCAGCTCCGCTCCACCGGGACCCACAGCAAATACAACTGCGAGTGGCTGAAAG GTGGGAGCGTCCCCAGCACCCATTTCCACCTTGGAGGGCTCCTCCTGgccaccacagccctggcagtggccACCGGGATCCTCTGA